Proteins encoded in a region of the Labeo rohita strain BAU-BD-2019 chromosome 22, IGBB_LRoh.1.0, whole genome shotgun sequence genome:
- the LOC127153849 gene encoding calcium homeostasis modulator protein 6-like, with protein MVSERKAKKEVLQGVYQFVKGTATFPLSLLLIGLEKLIEVEFFSCPCRVELNGLLTASIFIGPALFVFALMYLVFRPFKHRLSCYGEANNDAQQNSAHNAQEGSHKTPQICPKAFAFCLIPPVMWIFILLLDGVYVACSMTDWKGGYVFDQDLNKFWCNPTDKMQNVTELRDLTRKYIYQSQYAGYVLISVFSALTVAFVSIYDCCISRKCDDYCPNQLLSCCKPTRTQSEGQAVIANPVFLHPPQ; from the exons AT ggTGTCTGAACGCAAAGCAAAGAAAGAAGTTTTACAGGGAGTGTATCAGTTTGTGAAAGGAACTGCTACTTTTCCATTGAGTCTTTTGTTAATTGGATTGGAGAAGCTGATtgaagtagaatttttttcatgtCCATGCAGAGTTGAACTGAATGGACTGCTAACAGCATCTATCTTCATTGGACctgctctttttgtttttgctttgatgTATCTTGTTTTTCGGCCTTTTAAACATAGACTCAGTTGTTATGGAGAAGCCAATAATGATGCTCAGCAGAACTCAGCACATAATGCTCAGGAGGGCAGTCATAAAACTCCACAGATCTGTCCTAAagcttttgcattttgtctgatTCCTCCTGTCATGTGGATCTTCATCTTGTTACTTGATGGTGTATATGTTGCTTGCAGCATGACAGACTGGAAGGGAGGTTATGTGTTTGATCAGGATCTCAACAAGTTCTGGTGTAACCCTACTGACAAGATGCAGAATGTAACGGAGCTACGAGATTTGACTCGCAAATATATTTATCAGTCGCAG TATGCAGGTTATGTCTTGATCTCTGTCTTCAGTGCATTGACAGTTGCCTTTGTGAGCATTTACGACTGCTGTATTAGTAGAAAGTGTGATGATTACTGCCCAAATCAACTGTTATCCTGCTGCAAACCAACGAGGACACAAAGTGAGGGACAAGCAGTTATTGCAAATCCTGTCTTCCTCCATCCTCCTCAGTGA